The Stomoxys calcitrans chromosome 3, idStoCalc2.1, whole genome shotgun sequence genome includes a region encoding these proteins:
- the LOC106083678 gene encoding uncharacterized protein LOC106083678 isoform X2: MHGVKRVLIFCLLIVILPATLIIIPLYLRRTVFADVVYPVAESDIIEIRDGISSIFCQQHSLKMNSYFNAFQLRSKPEISSNHKHIRLKKSMTLPDDTFEYWGFYLLKGARVLLKFCSRYEGSRMLVVKGARELDTCGLLDHNKNKLGPNYAPGEHEQVRVFFEDITEIPDNPPSNMTGTQKRPSAPLMPVPENLMEMENKGGEDMSDDYEYEDDSSASPTTTTESPPQSPTKVLRKKLKKADPTSRKYHEHNDNSLKSKEEVSKPLSHEESSARHRRSHSLVHKEHQKRHLEDKAKRKQKVYDLLYKNRPKRDHVYDRKYTHGGNAMNFTETDESNSISSFETGLLECFKTNKLSFGDFPPIAECTNPHFLENGSHRMLSIHEIDADGYYYYIFYSDNDLVRNDIHAIFDIYKPTFQYSNLSDSQGCVNATNCTFPIGFLSDEIVVVEVPTRDGIEHEEDDITYLISTCHPRTEIYAIFPILVLILILSCSFL; this comes from the coding sequence ATGCATGGAGTCAAAAGAGTTCTGATATTTTGCCTTCTCATTGTGATCCTGCCAGCTACTTTGATTATCATACCATTGTACCTGAGAAGAACGGTATTTGCTGATGTTGTTTATCCGGTGGCCGAATCGGACATCATTGAAATTCGTGATGGCATTTCCTCGATATTCTGCCAACAGCATTCTTTGAAAATGAACAGCTACTTCAATGCTTTCCAATTGCGTAGCAAGCCGGAGATATCCTCTAATCACAAGCACATCCGTTTGAAAAAGTCCATGACATTGCCGGATGACACATTCGAATATTGGGGCTTTTACCTGTTGAAAGGGGCTCgggttttgctaaaattttgttctcGCTATGAGGGATCTCGAATGCTGGTGGTCAAAGGAGCACGTGAGTTGGATACCTGCGGACTATTGgatcataataaaaataaattgggGCCAAACTATGCTCCCGGTGAACATGAACAGGTGCGCGTATTTTTTGAGGATATTACCGAAATACCAGATAATCCACCCAGCAATATGACTGGGACACAAAAAAGGCCTTCTGCTCCTCTCATGCCAGTGCCGGAAAATCtaatggaaatggaaaataaaGGCGGTGAAGATATGTCCGACGACTATGAATATGAGGATGATTCTAGTGCCTCGCCCACAACTACAACCGAATCTCCACCACAAAGCCCCACCAAAGTGCTCAGAAAGAAGCTAAAGAAAGCTGATCCCACTTCCCGAAAGTATCATGAGCACAATGACAATAGTCTCAAATCCAAAGAAGAGGTATCCAAGCCCCTGTCACATGAAGAGTCCAGTGCGAGACATAGGCGTTCCCACAGTCTAGTACATAAAGAGCACCAGAAACGTCACTTAGAGGATAAGGCGAAACGCAAGCAAAAGGTTTACGATTTGCTATATAAAAATCGTCCCAAACGAGATCATGTCTACGACCGTAAATACACGCATGGTGGCAATGCCATGAACTTCACCGAAACCGATGAGTCCAATTCCATATCTAGTTTTGAGACTGGCCTGCTCGAGTGCTTCAAAACGAATAAGCTGTCCTTTGGCGATTTTCCACCCATAGCCGAATGCACCAATCCGCATTTCCTGGAGAATGGTTCACACCGCATGCTGTCCATACACGAGATTGACGCTGATGGCTACTACTACTACATTTTCTACAGTGACAACGATTTAGTACGTAACGATATTCATGCGATCTTCGATATTTATAAGCCCACATTTCAATATTCCAATTTAAGTGATTCTCAGGGTTGTGTCAATGCCACCAATTGTACCTTTCCCATTGGCTTTCTCTCCGACGAAATTGTCGTTGTTGAGGTGCCCACAAGGGATGGCATTGAGCACGAAGAAGACGATATCACCTATTTGATCTCAACATGTCATCCACGTACCGAAATCTATGCTATATTCCCCATACTGGTGCTAATTCTCATATTGAGctgttcatttttatag
- the LOC106083678 gene encoding uncharacterized protein LOC106083678 isoform X1 yields MEATVIPNYKIQATEYRFDETREMHGVKRVLIFCLLIVILPATLIIIPLYLRRTVFADVVYPVAESDIIEIRDGISSIFCQQHSLKMNSYFNAFQLRSKPEISSNHKHIRLKKSMTLPDDTFEYWGFYLLKGARVLLKFCSRYEGSRMLVVKGARELDTCGLLDHNKNKLGPNYAPGEHEQVRVFFEDITEIPDNPPSNMTGTQKRPSAPLMPVPENLMEMENKGGEDMSDDYEYEDDSSASPTTTTESPPQSPTKVLRKKLKKADPTSRKYHEHNDNSLKSKEEVSKPLSHEESSARHRRSHSLVHKEHQKRHLEDKAKRKQKVYDLLYKNRPKRDHVYDRKYTHGGNAMNFTETDESNSISSFETGLLECFKTNKLSFGDFPPIAECTNPHFLENGSHRMLSIHEIDADGYYYYIFYSDNDLVRNDIHAIFDIYKPTFQYSNLSDSQGCVNATNCTFPIGFLSDEIVVVEVPTRDGIEHEEDDITYLISTCHPRTEIYAIFPILVLILILSCSFL; encoded by the exons ATGGAAGCGACTGTGATACCCAATTACAAAATACAAGCAACCGAATATCGGTTTGATG AGACCCGCGAGATGCATGGAGTCAAAAGAGTTCTGATATTTTGCCTTCTCATTGTGATCCTGCCAGCTACTTTGATTATCATACCATTGTACCTGAGAAGAACGGTATTTGCTGATGTTGTTTATCCGGTGGCCGAATCGGACATCATTGAAATTCGTGATGGCATTTCCTCGATATTCTGCCAACAGCATTCTTTGAAAATGAACAGCTACTTCAATGCTTTCCAATTGCGTAGCAAGCCGGAGATATCCTCTAATCACAAGCACATCCGTTTGAAAAAGTCCATGACATTGCCGGATGACACATTCGAATATTGGGGCTTTTACCTGTTGAAAGGGGCTCgggttttgctaaaattttgttctcGCTATGAGGGATCTCGAATGCTGGTGGTCAAAGGAGCACGTGAGTTGGATACCTGCGGACTATTGgatcataataaaaataaattgggGCCAAACTATGCTCCCGGTGAACATGAACAGGTGCGCGTATTTTTTGAGGATATTACCGAAATACCAGATAATCCACCCAGCAATATGACTGGGACACAAAAAAGGCCTTCTGCTCCTCTCATGCCAGTGCCGGAAAATCtaatggaaatggaaaataaaGGCGGTGAAGATATGTCCGACGACTATGAATATGAGGATGATTCTAGTGCCTCGCCCACAACTACAACCGAATCTCCACCACAAAGCCCCACCAAAGTGCTCAGAAAGAAGCTAAAGAAAGCTGATCCCACTTCCCGAAAGTATCATGAGCACAATGACAATAGTCTCAAATCCAAAGAAGAGGTATCCAAGCCCCTGTCACATGAAGAGTCCAGTGCGAGACATAGGCGTTCCCACAGTCTAGTACATAAAGAGCACCAGAAACGTCACTTAGAGGATAAGGCGAAACGCAAGCAAAAGGTTTACGATTTGCTATATAAAAATCGTCCCAAACGAGATCATGTCTACGACCGTAAATACACGCATGGTGGCAATGCCATGAACTTCACCGAAACCGATGAGTCCAATTCCATATCTAGTTTTGAGACTGGCCTGCTCGAGTGCTTCAAAACGAATAAGCTGTCCTTTGGCGATTTTCCACCCATAGCCGAATGCACCAATCCGCATTTCCTGGAGAATGGTTCACACCGCATGCTGTCCATACACGAGATTGACGCTGATGGCTACTACTACTACATTTTCTACAGTGACAACGATTTAGTACGTAACGATATTCATGCGATCTTCGATATTTATAAGCCCACATTTCAATATTCCAATTTAAGTGATTCTCAGGGTTGTGTCAATGCCACCAATTGTACCTTTCCCATTGGCTTTCTCTCCGACGAAATTGTCGTTGTTGAGGTGCCCACAAGGGATGGCATTGAGCACGAAGAAGACGATATCACCTATTTGATCTCAACATGTCATCCACGTACCGAAATCTATGCTATATTCCCCATACTGGTGCTAATTCTCATATTGAGctgttcatttttatag